A region from the Oceanidesulfovibrio marinus genome encodes:
- the asnS gene encoding asparagine--tRNA ligase — protein MIDLTVKNALHAQGPLEDVRIRGWVRTRRDSKGFSFLEINDGSCLKNLQAVLDADAPGYSAIEDAATGAAVALTGELVESPGKGQTWELKARELTIIGTAPDDYPLQKKRHSDEYLRTIAHLRPRTNKYSAITRIRSEAAYATHRFFHDRGFHYIHTPIITGSDCEGAGEMFRVTTLPPCMPAPKDGDVHAEDFFGSAANLTVSGQLEAEPYALALSKVYTFGPTFRAENSNTPRHAAEFWMIEPEMAFYDLSMNMDLAEEFTKNLVGSVLDASAEDIELFARFVDKELMPTLENIVSQPFERLPYREAVDILKSAKQKFDFPVEFGTDLQTEHERYLAEVHFKKPVIVYNYPRSIKPFYMRLNDDAGDAETVAAMDLLVPRIGELIGGSQREERLDVLEARMDECSMDKAPYWWYLELRRFGSAPHAGFGLGFERLLMLVTGVTNIRDVISFPRTPKHLEF, from the coding sequence ATGATCGACCTGACCGTAAAAAACGCCCTGCATGCCCAGGGACCGCTGGAAGATGTGCGCATCCGCGGCTGGGTGCGGACCCGTCGCGACTCCAAGGGATTCTCCTTCCTGGAGATCAACGACGGCTCCTGCCTGAAGAACCTCCAGGCCGTGCTCGACGCCGACGCGCCGGGCTACAGCGCTATTGAGGACGCCGCCACCGGCGCGGCCGTGGCTCTGACCGGCGAGCTGGTGGAGTCCCCCGGCAAGGGCCAGACCTGGGAGCTCAAGGCCCGCGAGCTGACCATCATCGGCACGGCGCCGGATGACTACCCGCTGCAGAAGAAGCGCCACAGCGACGAGTACCTGCGCACCATCGCGCATCTGCGGCCCCGCACCAACAAGTACTCGGCCATCACGCGCATCCGCTCCGAGGCGGCCTACGCCACGCACCGCTTCTTCCACGATCGCGGCTTCCACTACATCCACACGCCCATCATCACCGGCTCGGACTGCGAGGGCGCGGGCGAGATGTTCCGCGTGACCACTCTGCCGCCGTGCATGCCGGCCCCCAAGGACGGCGATGTGCACGCCGAGGACTTCTTTGGCAGCGCCGCGAACCTGACTGTGTCCGGCCAGCTGGAGGCCGAGCCGTACGCCCTGGCCCTGTCAAAAGTATATACGTTCGGCCCCACGTTCCGCGCCGAGAACTCCAACACCCCGCGCCACGCCGCCGAGTTCTGGATGATCGAGCCGGAGATGGCGTTCTATGATCTGAGCATGAACATGGATCTGGCCGAGGAGTTCACCAAGAACCTCGTGGGCTCGGTGCTGGATGCCTCGGCCGAGGACATCGAGCTCTTCGCCAGGTTTGTGGACAAGGAGCTGATGCCCACGCTGGAGAACATCGTTTCCCAGCCCTTTGAGCGCCTGCCCTACCGCGAGGCCGTGGACATCCTGAAAAGCGCGAAGCAGAAGTTCGACTTCCCGGTGGAGTTCGGCACCGATCTGCAGACCGAGCACGAGCGCTACCTGGCCGAGGTGCACTTCAAGAAGCCGGTCATCGTGTACAACTACCCGCGCTCCATCAAGCCGTTCTACATGCGCCTGAACGACGATGCGGGCGATGCCGAGACCGTGGCGGCCATGGACCTGCTTGTGCCGCGCATCGGCGAGCTCATCGGCGGCTCCCAGCGTGAGGAGCGCCTGGACGTGCTCGAAGCGCGCATGGACGAATGCTCCATGGATAAGGCGCCGTACTGGTGGTACCTGGAGCTCAGACGGTTCGGCTCGGCCCCGCACGCCGGCTTCGGT
- a CDS encoding lysozyme inhibitor LprI family protein: MRKVWLALLIGLVLCVMTSGMAWGEDSLAGDDHPLDEPLEKCLEGEGATSTQATVQCYMSATEVWDAALNDAYKSLREQLDSESAQDLKEVQQKWMAYRDADIRLAAGLIDGTIRQVLAAQAEYERTRERALTLESYLGALQDSK; the protein is encoded by the coding sequence ATGCGCAAGGTTTGGTTGGCATTGCTCATTGGTCTGGTGCTGTGCGTCATGACGTCTGGAATGGCCTGGGGCGAGGATTCCCTGGCGGGTGATGATCATCCCTTGGACGAACCATTGGAAAAATGTCTGGAAGGGGAGGGAGCAACCAGTACACAGGCGACGGTGCAGTGCTATATGAGTGCCACCGAGGTTTGGGACGCTGCCCTCAACGATGCGTACAAGTCATTGCGGGAGCAGCTTGATTCGGAGAGCGCGCAAGACCTCAAGGAAGTACAACAAAAGTGGATGGCCTACAGGGATGCGGACATCCGCCTGGCTGCGGGGCTGATCGACGGAACAATCCGCCAGGTATTGGCGGCGCAGGCCGAGTATGAGCGAACCCGCGAGCGAGCCCTGACACTGGAAAGCTATCTGGGTGCGCTGCAGGATTCCAAGTAG
- a CDS encoding aldo/keto reductase, with product MRYTPLGNTGLMVSEFCLGTMTFGGRGLWTAIGSLEQSVADGIVASALDAGVNFIDTADIYSEGLAEQITGQAIRNSGFQRTDVVLATKIFGTVGDGPNDRGASRAHIMDGIQASLKRLGTDYIDLYQVHGLDQITPVEETVRALDDLVRQGHVRYVGVSNWRAWNVMKALGVADRYGWARPATLQAYYSIAGRDLEREIAPLLLSEKVGLMVWSPLAGGLLSGKYSRDGKAPAGSRRIEFDFPPVDRDRAFNCIDAMRPMAEARDVSVARIALAYVLAKPFVTSIITGAKNVAQLEDNLAAAEIQLSDEEMETLDTVSALPPEYPGWMIKVQSEE from the coding sequence ATGCGCTATACACCACTCGGCAATACCGGGCTGATGGTTTCCGAGTTCTGTCTCGGTACGATGACATTCGGCGGCAGGGGCCTCTGGACCGCCATCGGCAGCCTGGAACAGTCGGTGGCGGACGGCATCGTGGCCAGCGCGCTCGATGCCGGCGTCAACTTCATCGACACCGCCGATATTTACTCCGAAGGTCTTGCCGAGCAGATAACCGGGCAGGCCATCAGGAACTCAGGCTTCCAACGCACCGACGTGGTGCTCGCCACCAAGATCTTCGGAACAGTGGGAGATGGGCCCAATGACCGCGGCGCCTCCCGTGCCCACATCATGGACGGCATCCAGGCCAGCCTGAAACGGCTGGGCACCGACTACATCGACCTCTACCAGGTCCACGGCCTCGACCAGATAACGCCGGTGGAGGAAACGGTGCGCGCTCTGGACGACCTCGTGCGCCAGGGCCACGTGCGCTACGTGGGGGTGTCCAACTGGAGGGCGTGGAACGTGATGAAGGCGCTGGGCGTGGCCGACCGCTACGGCTGGGCCCGGCCCGCCACGCTGCAGGCCTACTACTCCATCGCCGGCCGCGACCTGGAGCGGGAGATTGCGCCGTTGCTGCTCTCGGAAAAGGTGGGGCTCATGGTCTGGAGCCCGCTGGCCGGGGGCCTGCTTTCCGGCAAGTACTCCCGCGATGGCAAAGCGCCCGCCGGCTCACGCCGCATCGAGTTCGACTTTCCGCCGGTGGACCGGGATCGAGCCTTCAACTGCATCGACGCCATGCGCCCCATGGCCGAGGCCCGCGATGTCTCGGTGGCCCGCATCGCCCTGGCCTATGTCCTGGCCAAGCCGTTCGTTACATCCATCATCACCGGAGCCAAGAACGTGGCACAGCTGGAGGACAACCTCGCCGCGGCCGAGATTCAGTTGTCCGATGAGGAGATGGAAACGCTTGATACGGTCAGCGCGCTGCCGCCGGAGTACCCTGGCTGGATGATCAAGGTGCAGAGCGAGGAGTAG
- a CDS encoding IS481 family transposase, producing the protein MTTKRKVARRKMSLLELATELGNVSKACKIMGYSRQQFYEIRRNYQTFGAEGLLDRLPGPRGPHPNRVDEAVEQAILDYCLAHPTHGPLRVAQQLVLQGVQVSSGGVRGVWSRHGLLTRHERLLRLEKSVREQRLELSDEQIRVLERFSPEFRDRHIETRHTGDLVAVDTFFVGTLKGVGRVYLQSVIDCHSRYAWGRLYTTKLPVTAVHVLNEDVLPFFEEHIARISTILSDNGREFCGRPDKHPYELFLQLEGIEHRTTQVRRPQSNGFVERLHRTLLDEHFRIKGREKWYESVEEMQEDLDSYLNHYNRERTHQGRGMDGRVPYQAFLDGIVIDEAEVEKEEAA; encoded by the coding sequence ATGACCACGAAACGCAAAGTAGCACGAAGGAAGATGAGTCTGCTAGAGCTGGCCACTGAATTGGGCAACGTCAGCAAAGCGTGCAAAATCATGGGCTATTCCAGGCAGCAGTTCTACGAGATCCGGCGCAACTACCAGACCTTCGGCGCCGAAGGTCTATTGGACCGCCTGCCCGGGCCGCGAGGCCCGCACCCCAACCGCGTCGACGAGGCTGTCGAGCAGGCCATCCTCGACTACTGCTTGGCTCACCCCACGCACGGGCCGCTCCGCGTCGCCCAACAGCTTGTCCTGCAAGGCGTCCAGGTCAGCTCCGGCGGTGTCCGCGGCGTCTGGAGCCGGCACGGCTTGCTCACACGCCACGAGCGGTTGCTGCGGCTGGAGAAGAGCGTGCGAGAGCAGCGTTTGGAGCTCTCGGACGAACAAATCCGCGTCCTGGAGCGCTTCAGTCCCGAGTTTCGCGACCGGCACATCGAGACGCGTCACACCGGCGACCTCGTGGCCGTGGACACCTTCTTCGTGGGCACGCTCAAGGGCGTTGGACGCGTGTATTTGCAGTCGGTTATCGACTGCCACAGCCGCTATGCCTGGGGCCGACTCTACACCACCAAGTTGCCGGTTACCGCGGTTCACGTGCTCAATGAGGACGTGCTGCCGTTCTTCGAGGAGCACATCGCGCGCATTTCGACGATTCTCTCGGACAACGGTCGCGAGTTCTGCGGTCGCCCGGACAAGCATCCGTACGAATTGTTCTTGCAATTAGAAGGGATTGAGCACCGGACAACGCAGGTTCGCCGGCCGCAGAGCAACGGCTTTGTGGAGCGGTTGCATCGGACATTGCTCGACGAGCATTTCCGCATCAAGGGCCGCGAGAAGTGGTACGAATCGGTGGAGGAAATGCAAGAGGATCTGGACAGTTACCTGAACCACTACAACCGGGAACGCACCCATCAGGGCCGCGGCATGGACGGCCGAGTGCCCTACCAAGCGTTCCTGGACGGCATCGTAATCGACGAAGCAGAGGTAGAAAAAGAAGAAGCAGCGTAG
- the hflX gene encoding GTPase HflX gives MASKVQGNTQGLKPSQLKALSRLYHRRYPNDGGYTLDQARELAALSASTGRQLGLLIDRQGRPRHVLVGGPDSILIPELARSRLGAGRLRGLRFLHTHVHGEPLTREDLMDLVFLRLDSLACLRIGAHGMPEQLQVAHLLPGLPELPESGTPSVSEAGAPPGEDEPYRVLDFSWDRVDVDFSSLTEALEDEWSRSEEAETRATAKEESRALLVHVSNLPKSAQEASLRELTALAETAGVQVAGMVSQRMAKPNPKTVLGKGKLADLEVAALNARAGLVLFDRELTAAQMRNLADITERKVLDRTQLILDIFAQHATSRAGKLQVEKAQMEYTLPRLVGRNKALSRLTGGIGGRGPGETKLELDRRKIRDRMTRIKDELKKLRKQRGAIRARRAKAGVPVVALVGYTNAGKSTLLNALTQSEVIAENKLFATLDPTTRRLRVPEERELILTDTVGFIRELPEELKEAFQATLEELESADLLVHVTDAGHPELEEQVEAVEDILQDMDLHEIPRLTVLNKWDTVDDETKDMRRNRFPEAIPVSAKNGSGLDYLSAEIASRVDWQDLLKLTT, from the coding sequence ATAGCATCCAAGGTTCAGGGCAACACCCAGGGGCTCAAGCCCAGTCAACTCAAGGCCCTGTCGCGTCTCTACCACCGCCGCTACCCCAATGACGGCGGGTATACGCTCGACCAGGCGCGGGAGCTCGCCGCGCTCTCGGCCTCCACAGGCCGGCAGCTCGGCCTGCTCATCGATCGCCAGGGACGGCCCCGCCACGTGCTCGTTGGCGGACCGGACTCCATCCTCATCCCGGAGCTTGCCCGTAGCCGTCTGGGCGCCGGCCGTCTGCGCGGCCTGCGTTTTCTGCACACCCATGTCCACGGCGAACCGCTGACCCGCGAGGACCTCATGGACCTCGTGTTTCTGCGTCTCGACTCCCTGGCCTGCCTGCGCATCGGCGCGCACGGCATGCCGGAACAACTGCAGGTGGCGCACCTTCTGCCCGGCCTGCCGGAGCTGCCCGAGAGCGGCACGCCGTCGGTTTCCGAGGCAGGCGCTCCGCCTGGCGAGGATGAGCCTTACCGCGTGCTCGATTTTTCGTGGGACCGGGTGGACGTGGACTTTTCCTCCCTCACCGAGGCCCTGGAGGACGAGTGGTCCCGCAGCGAGGAGGCCGAGACCCGCGCCACGGCTAAAGAGGAAAGCCGAGCCCTGCTGGTGCACGTCTCCAACCTGCCCAAGTCGGCGCAGGAGGCGTCTCTGCGGGAGCTCACCGCTCTGGCCGAGACAGCCGGGGTGCAGGTGGCCGGCATGGTCTCCCAGCGCATGGCCAAGCCCAACCCCAAGACCGTGCTCGGCAAGGGCAAGCTCGCCGACCTGGAGGTCGCGGCGCTCAACGCCCGGGCCGGCCTCGTGCTCTTCGACCGCGAGCTCACCGCGGCGCAGATGCGCAACCTCGCCGACATCACCGAGCGCAAGGTCCTGGACCGCACCCAGCTCATCCTCGACATTTTTGCCCAGCACGCCACATCCCGCGCCGGCAAGCTCCAGGTGGAAAAGGCGCAGATGGAGTACACCCTGCCTCGGCTGGTGGGCCGCAACAAGGCGCTCTCCCGCCTCACCGGCGGCATTGGCGGCCGGGGACCGGGCGAAACAAAGCTGGAGCTGGATCGACGCAAGATCCGCGACCGCATGACGCGCATCAAGGACGAGTTGAAGAAGCTGCGCAAGCAGCGCGGGGCAATCCGCGCCCGTCGCGCCAAGGCCGGCGTGCCCGTGGTGGCCTTGGTGGGCTACACCAATGCGGGCAAGTCCACCCTGCTCAACGCGTTGACCCAGTCAGAGGTCATTGCCGAGAACAAGCTCTTCGCCACCCTGGACCCAACCACCCGTCGGCTGCGCGTGCCGGAAGAGCGCGAGCTCATCCTGACCGACACCGTGGGCTTTATCCGCGAGCTGCCCGAGGAGCTGAAAGAGGCGTTCCAGGCCACCCTGGAGGAGCTGGAGTCGGCCGACCTGCTGGTGCACGTGACCGACGCCGGCCACCCCGAGCTGGAGGAGCAGGTGGAGGCTGTGGAGGACATTCTGCAGGACATGGACCTGCACGAAATCCCGCGCCTCACCGTGCTCAACAAGTGGGATACGGTGGATGACGAGACCAAGGACATGCGACGCAACCGCTTTCCCGAGGCCATCCCGGTCTCGGCCAAGAACGGCTCAGGACTGGATTACCTTTCCGCCGAGATCGCCTCGCGGGTGGATTGGCAGGACCTGTTAAAGCTTACAACGTAA
- a CDS encoding IMP cyclohydrolase — protein MDRLVIKRAILSVTDKSGLPEFARALAANGVELVSTGGTAKLLSGEGLGVTEVSQVTGFPEIMGGRVKTLHPAIHAGVLADKDNPEHMATLTELCIKPFDLVCVNLYNFAEAAKKELPLKDAVEQIDIGGPTLLRAAAKNFHSMLVVPGPDHYAAILDEIQTDGAVSLTLRKKLAAETFAAVSAYDAMIAAYLKDHDA, from the coding sequence ATGGATCGTCTCGTCATCAAGCGCGCCATTCTCAGCGTCACCGACAAGTCCGGGCTGCCCGAGTTCGCGCGCGCCCTGGCCGCCAACGGCGTGGAGCTCGTCTCCACCGGCGGCACCGCAAAGCTTCTTTCCGGCGAGGGCCTTGGCGTGACCGAGGTCAGCCAGGTCACCGGCTTTCCGGAGATCATGGGCGGCCGCGTCAAAACTCTGCACCCCGCCATCCACGCCGGCGTGCTTGCGGACAAGGACAACCCCGAGCACATGGCCACCCTGACCGAGCTGTGCATCAAGCCCTTCGACCTCGTCTGCGTGAACCTCTACAACTTCGCCGAGGCCGCCAAGAAAGAACTGCCGCTCAAGGACGCCGTGGAGCAGATCGACATCGGCGGGCCCACCCTGCTGCGCGCCGCGGCCAAGAACTTCCATTCCATGCTCGTCGTGCCCGGCCCGGACCACTATGCCGCCATTCTTGACGAAATTCAGACAGACGGTGCCGTTTCCTTGACGCTGCGCAAAAAGCTGGCGGCCGAGACCTTTGCCGCCGTGTCCGCCTACGACGCGATGATCGCCGCATATCTCAAGGACCACGACGCGTAA
- a CDS encoding tetratricopeptide repeat protein: MSENLDYEINQELGECYLFMGDLEKAQEYYEKAATSNGVHAAPYMGLATIAVQRGSLDEALGLYQRAASVEQSDKALAGIGLVRMEQGSNDEAYEKFAESLAINPENHVALFGIVQTGYTMDRLESVIPYLEKCLAVDPMKSDVRYTLAGCLVSLGQTTDAGRHLEILIEHEPGHTAARELYEQVTAL; the protein is encoded by the coding sequence ATGAGCGAGAACCTGGATTACGAAATCAACCAAGAATTGGGCGAATGCTACCTCTTCATGGGCGACCTGGAAAAAGCCCAGGAGTACTACGAGAAAGCCGCCACCTCCAACGGCGTCCACGCCGCTCCCTATATGGGTCTGGCCACCATCGCCGTGCAGCGTGGCAGCCTGGACGAGGCCCTGGGCCTGTACCAGCGCGCCGCCTCCGTGGAGCAGAGCGACAAGGCTCTGGCCGGCATCGGCCTGGTGCGCATGGAACAGGGAAGCAACGATGAGGCGTACGAGAAGTTCGCCGAATCCCTTGCCATCAATCCCGAGAATCACGTGGCGCTGTTTGGCATTGTCCAGACCGGCTACACGATGGATCGCCTCGAATCGGTCATCCCGTACCTTGAGAAGTGCCTGGCCGTGGACCCCATGAAGAGCGACGTGCGCTACACCCTGGCGGGTTGCCTCGTCAGCCTGGGCCAGACCACGGACGCAGGCCGCCATCTCGAGATCCTCATAGAACACGAGCCCGGCCACACGGCTGCGCGCGAGCTTTATGAGCAAGTGACGGCCCTCTAG
- the flgB gene encoding flagellar basal body rod protein FlgB, whose translation MKSLFPSFVQLTGKVMDMRLERQNVVMSNLANIRTPGYRPLRLEFEKELQAALGRDARGKMSRTQGDHLPAVFNANGFGPEFERAFQPHHEHGQDEVDLDKEVGIMSKNSMMYNALATVVKKEASELSKVIQEGQK comes from the coding sequence ATGAAAAGCCTCTTCCCATCATTCGTACAATTGACCGGCAAGGTCATGGACATGCGGCTGGAACGTCAAAATGTCGTCATGAGCAATCTGGCGAACATTCGGACGCCCGGCTACCGGCCGCTACGGCTGGAGTTCGAGAAGGAGCTGCAGGCCGCGTTGGGCCGGGACGCTCGGGGCAAGATGTCCCGCACGCAGGGCGATCACCTTCCGGCCGTGTTCAACGCCAACGGCTTCGGCCCCGAGTTCGAACGCGCCTTTCAACCCCACCATGAGCACGGCCAGGACGAGGTCGACCTCGACAAGGAGGTCGGCATCATGAGCAAGAACAGTATGATGTACAACGCCTTGGCCACGGTGGTGAAGAAAGAGGCCTCGGAGCTCAGCAAAGTGATTCAGGAGGGTCAGAAGTAA
- the flgC gene encoding flagellar basal body rod protein FlgC, giving the protein MDFMTAFDIGSSALSAERKQLNVTAMNLANAKTTRTPEGGPYRRKAVTLATSPVDSPFSVHMKSALDRELKGVRVMDITTDERPFKEVYDPSHPDANEEGYVLFPDINVVEEMTNMMTSSRSYEASVTSIETVKNMFNKALMLGT; this is encoded by the coding sequence ATGGACTTCATGACTGCATTCGACATCGGTTCGTCCGCGCTCTCCGCAGAGCGCAAGCAGCTCAATGTCACCGCCATGAACCTGGCCAACGCGAAAACCACGCGCACGCCGGAAGGCGGCCCGTACCGTCGCAAGGCCGTGACCCTGGCCACCTCGCCTGTGGACTCGCCATTCAGCGTGCACATGAAGTCCGCGCTGGACCGCGAGCTCAAAGGCGTACGTGTCATGGACATCACCACGGACGAGCGGCCCTTCAAGGAAGTGTACGACCCCAGCCATCCTGATGCCAATGAGGAGGGCTACGTGCTCTTCCCGGACATCAACGTGGTGGAGGAAATGACCAACATGATGACCAGCTCGCGCAGCTACGAGGCGAGCGTCACTTCCATCGAGACAGTCAAAAACATGTTCAACAAAGCCCTGATGTTGGGCACCTAA
- the fliE gene encoding flagellar hook-basal body complex protein FliE — translation MAINNIAMNAYKSALQDANKIVGQKSFEKSDEPGGSHNTFANTIKDSLAKVNGLEEQKAGLIESFASGENQNVHELMISLQKASIAMSMTSAVRGKVMEAYREVMRMQF, via the coding sequence ATGGCTATCAACAACATTGCCATGAACGCCTACAAGAGCGCGCTGCAGGATGCAAATAAGATTGTCGGTCAGAAGTCGTTTGAAAAGTCGGACGAGCCCGGCGGCAGCCACAACACTTTCGCCAACACCATCAAGGACTCCCTGGCCAAGGTGAACGGCCTGGAAGAGCAGAAGGCGGGCTTGATCGAGTCCTTTGCCTCCGGCGAGAACCAGAACGTGCACGAGCTGATGATTTCACTGCAAAAGGCTTCCATCGCCATGTCCATGACCTCGGCCGTCCGCGGCAAGGTTATGGAGGCGTACAGGGAAGTCATGCGCATGCAGTTCTAA
- the fliF gene encoding flagellar basal-body MS-ring/collar protein FliF has protein sequence MANLLQSGLDRAKLFWGSTNVAQRTFIVGLSAAVVVAFVLMLMWLNTPTYKVLYSNLGAEDASRVVEILKKEKVDYKLSDNGSTIQVPEPRVYDLRLKIAGEGGLVGQGVGFEIFDQLKVGQTDFVQKINYQRALQGELSRTITEFPEVEKARVHLVIPRKSLFIEEQADTSASIVLSLAKGRDLDNKQLMAIVNLVAMSVENLSKDRITVADTRGKVLYAPEEEGTLEGLTTSQLEYKKQIETGIERRIEEMLYPVIGAGKVIAKVNADLDFSQETIHKELYDPDSAVVRSEQRSEEATQGQANTNSGVPDANFRGDGMQGALSTQQSSRETRTTNFEINKEEHQIIEPLGELQRLSVAVIVDGTYEKNAETEEYVFVPRKQEEIERLTQLVRSAVGYESSRGDTIEVSSISFGGPDTSLDRSLLDKLLDSLRSSLRPILIFLTIIVFLIVVARPVIMALIRPRVETEMVEGLEGLPEGEERLALMEGDAEEAEAIDALRKIEDIKAHALQMSEQNLDQAVAILRTWMKAPEAAARA, from the coding sequence ATGGCAAACCTTCTGCAATCAGGGCTCGATAGGGCAAAGCTTTTCTGGGGCAGCACCAATGTGGCGCAGCGCACCTTCATCGTCGGCCTCAGCGCGGCCGTCGTCGTTGCGTTCGTGCTCATGCTCATGTGGCTGAACACCCCGACCTACAAGGTCCTGTACTCCAACCTCGGTGCGGAGGACGCCTCCCGCGTGGTGGAGATCCTGAAGAAGGAAAAGGTGGACTACAAGCTCTCGGACAACGGCTCCACCATCCAGGTTCCCGAGCCCCGCGTGTATGATCTGCGGCTCAAGATCGCCGGCGAAGGCGGCCTGGTGGGCCAGGGCGTCGGGTTCGAGATCTTCGACCAGCTCAAGGTGGGCCAGACAGACTTCGTGCAGAAGATCAACTACCAGCGTGCTCTGCAGGGCGAACTCTCGCGGACCATCACCGAGTTTCCCGAGGTGGAGAAGGCCAGAGTCCATCTGGTCATTCCCCGCAAGAGCTTGTTTATCGAGGAGCAGGCCGACACCTCCGCGTCCATCGTGCTTTCCCTGGCCAAGGGCAGGGACCTGGACAACAAGCAGCTCATGGCCATCGTCAACCTTGTGGCCATGAGTGTGGAGAATCTCTCCAAGGACCGCATCACCGTGGCCGACACCCGCGGCAAGGTGCTGTACGCACCTGAGGAAGAGGGCACCCTGGAAGGGCTGACCACCTCCCAGCTGGAGTACAAGAAGCAGATCGAGACGGGCATCGAGCGCCGCATCGAGGAGATGCTCTACCCGGTCATCGGCGCGGGCAAGGTAATCGCCAAGGTCAACGCCGACCTCGACTTCAGCCAGGAGACTATCCACAAAGAGCTGTACGACCCGGACAGCGCCGTGGTCCGCAGCGAGCAGCGCAGCGAAGAGGCCACCCAGGGCCAGGCCAACACCAACTCCGGCGTGCCGGACGCCAACTTCCGCGGCGACGGCATGCAGGGCGCGCTCTCCACCCAGCAGTCCTCTCGCGAGACGCGTACCACCAACTTCGAGATCAACAAGGAAGAGCATCAGATCATCGAGCCGCTGGGCGAGTTGCAACGCCTGTCCGTGGCCGTTATCGTGGACGGGACGTATGAGAAGAATGCGGAGACGGAAGAGTATGTGTTCGTGCCGCGCAAGCAGGAAGAGATTGAGCGCCTGACCCAGCTGGTGCGCAGCGCTGTGGGCTACGAGTCGTCCCGCGGCGACACCATCGAGGTGTCCTCCATCTCCTTTGGCGGACCGGACACGTCGCTGGACCGCAGCCTGCTGGACAAGCTGCTCGACTCCTTGCGCAGCTCCCTGCGGCCCATACTCATCTTCCTCACCATCATCGTCTTCCTCATCGTGGTCGCGCGGCCAGTCATCATGGCCCTTATCCGGCCCCGCGTGGAAACGGAGATGGTGGAAGGGCTGGAAGGCCTGCCCGAGGGCGAGGAACGCCTGGCGCTCATGGAAGGCGACGCAGAAGAGGCGGAAGCCATCGACGCCCTGCGCAAGATCGAGGACATCAAGGCCCATGCCCTGCAGATGAGCGAGCAGAACCTCGACCAGGCCGTGGCCATACTCAGAACCTGGATGAAAGCCCCGGAGGCGGCAGCTCGTGCCTGA
- the fliG gene encoding flagellar motor switch protein FliG, whose amino-acid sequence MLAMGDKFTSEMFKRMDRTEITAVSRAMVDLDTVPQETVEEVVRDYHKALVTGQDMIQGGGDAVKRLLTKNLDPETAKYIMDALNLDHGPAPFRELGNVSPRILSQILRNEHPQTLALILGHLHPDQAAELLQNLPSGVRPEILMRLARLEAVPEDTLMEVDKVLQSQLIAMGGKEGKKVGGVQAVAEILNAVDRATEEEVLSEIEEESAQMAEEIRNLMFVFDDIKGLDDRHIRELLKEISNEDLTMALKGASEDLQEKFFSNLSERAATMIREDLEIMGPVRLSDVEGAQQSIVKTVRRLEVENRIQISRGSGDVFV is encoded by the coding sequence ATGCTGGCCATGGGTGACAAGTTCACCTCCGAGATGTTCAAGCGCATGGATCGCACCGAGATCACCGCGGTCTCCCGCGCCATGGTCGATCTCGACACCGTGCCGCAGGAAACGGTGGAAGAGGTGGTGCGCGACTACCACAAGGCCCTTGTCACCGGTCAGGACATGATCCAGGGCGGCGGCGACGCGGTCAAGCGGCTGCTGACCAAGAACCTGGACCCCGAGACAGCCAAGTATATTATGGATGCGCTCAACCTGGACCACGGGCCGGCGCCGTTCCGCGAGCTCGGCAACGTCAGCCCGCGCATCCTGTCGCAGATTCTCAGAAACGAGCACCCCCAGACCCTGGCGCTCATCCTGGGCCATCTCCATCCGGACCAGGCGGCCGAGCTGCTGCAGAACCTGCCCTCCGGCGTGCGGCCGGAGATTCTGATGCGCCTGGCCAGGCTGGAAGCCGTGCCCGAGGACACACTTATGGAAGTGGACAAGGTGCTTCAATCCCAGCTTATCGCCATGGGCGGAAAAGAAGGCAAGAAAGTGGGCGGCGTGCAGGCCGTGGCCGAGATCCTCAACGCCGTGGACCGCGCCACCGAAGAGGAAGTTCTCTCCGAGATCGAGGAGGAGTCTGCGCAGATGGCCGAGGAAATCCGGAACCTCATGTTCGTGTTCGACGACATCAAGGGGCTGGACGACCGCCACATCCGCGAGCTGCTCAAGGAAATCTCCAACGAGGACCTCACCATGGCGCTCAAGGGCGCGTCCGAAGATCTGCAGGAGAAGTTCTTCTCCAACCTGTCGGAACGCGCCGCGACCATGATCCGCGAGGATCTGGAGATTATGGGGCCGGTGCGGCTCTCCGATGTGGAAGGCGCGCAGCAGTCCATAGTCAAGACCGTCCGCCGTCTGGAGGTGGAGAACCGCATCCAGATCTCAAGGGGTTCCGGCGATGTCTTCGTCTGA